The Medicago truncatula cultivar Jemalong A17 chromosome 4, MtrunA17r5.0-ANR, whole genome shotgun sequence genome includes a region encoding these proteins:
- the LOC25493861 gene encoding non-specific lipid transfer protein GPI-anchored 31, with translation MEKVFLVLAFLLAFPSNALFAPTPTTSCRSIMNDMMVECLPYFVDHNNNSQPCCSAFESVAATASGCICDIHMDINNFPMNVTKMMKLPAVCGLSLPCHLDASAAPSSVDAPESYAFENLISSSSQSPSQSSPKPQPNHAPSSPASVPVQVADNPGSFYPFSFGFLAMIIFILFFKVDEDEIAHPN, from the exons ATGGAAAAAGTGTTTCTTGTTTTGGCATTTTTACTTGCATTTCCATCGAACGCTTTGTTTGCACCGACTCCAACTACAAGCTGCAGATCGATCATGAATGATATGATGGTTGAATGTCTTCCATATTTTGTGGATCACAACAATAATTCTCAACCATGTTGCTCTGCTTTTGAATCTGTTGCAGCAACTGCTTCTGGCTGCATTTGTGATATTCATATGGATATCAACAATTTTCCGATGAATGTCACAAAGATGATGAAGCTGCCTGCTGTTTGTGGACTCTCACTCCCTTGTCACt TGGATGCTAGTGCTGCTCCATCCTCAG TTGATGCACCTGAGTCATATgcttttgagaatttgatttcAAGCTCATCACAGTCTCCTTCACAGAGTAGCCCAAAGCCACAGCCCAATCATGCTCCAAGTTCCCCAGCATCGGTACCAGTTCAAGTGGCAGATAATCCCGGATCGTTTTACCCTTTTTCTTTTGGGTTTCTTGCGATGATAATAttcatattgttttttaaagtaGATGAAGATGAAATAGCTCACCCAAATTAA